TCCAGATCACCAGCAGCTTGCCGATATGCTGAATCGGGGCCGCGTTCAAGCGGTCGCAGATCTCGTCGTAGATCGCGATCCGTTCGTCGCGCTCGTCGCCGAACACGCGGATCTTGATCAGCTGGTGCGCGTCGAGGTGCACCTTGATTTCCTTCAGCACGGCGTCGGTCAGCCCTTCGGCGCCGATCAGCACGACGGGCTTGAGCGCATGGGCCTGGGAGCGCAGCGCGGAGCGCTCGGCGGGAGAAAGCGAAAGGGCGGGCATGGAAATGTCGAAATCTAAATAAGGGCGCGCTGACTGAAAAGCGATCGCGGGACGTTCCCGCGTCAGCCGTGCGCCGAAACCACGTAAAATCGCGGCTTGGGCCTGAAAAGGGGCCGCAGCCGCGCGAAGAAGACGCGTATTATCCGCTAAAAGCGCGGCTTCACGAAGCAATTGGCAGCAATCTCTCTCTCGAATGGCAAAAAACCGCTTCAACCAGCACTGGCTGCACGACCACATCAACGACCCGTACGTCAAAATGGCGCAGCGGGAGGGCTATCGCGCGCGCGCCGCGTACAAGCTGAAGGAAATCGACGAGCAGGACAAGCTGATCCGTCCCGGCCAGGTGATCGTCGATCTCGGCGCCACGCCGGGCAGCTGGAGCCAGTATGCCCGCAACAAGCTCGCGCAGGGCAAGAAGCGTGACGCGGAGCGCGAAGGCGGCATCGACGGCACGATCGTTGCGCTCGACATCCTGCCGATGGAGCCGATCGCCGACGTCCACTTCCTGCAGGGCGACTTCCGCGAGGACGACGTCCTCCACCAGCTGGAAGAAGTGCTCGAAGGCCGCGCGGTGGACCTTGTTATTTCCGACATGGCCCCCAACCTCTCCGGCGTGGCGTCGGCGGACGCGGCGCGCATCGAGCATCTCTGCGATCTGGCGCTCGAATTCGCGCAGAACCATCTGAAGCCGGACGGTGCGCTGCTCGTGAAGTGCTTTCACGGTAGCGGCTACAGCCAGATCGTCGAGAAGTTCAAACAGCAGTTTAAGGTTGTCGCGCCGCGCAAGCCCAAGGCATCCCGCGACAAATCGTCCGAAACGTTCATTTTGGGTCGGCAGCTGAAGCATCCGCGCTGATGCGGAGTGCGGTGCCGCAAACGGGCTCCGGCCCTTGCCAGACAAGCGAAGCGCTATCGCGGCGGTTGTCAATGCTTATGGCGGGGGTGGTCGGACTGGATTAGAATGACCGAGGGGCGCCGCAAGGAAAATGTAGGCGCTCGTCTACGAGTGAAGGAGTGGTGCTTTGAACAACAATATGTTTTCGAAGGCAGCGGTGTGGCTGGTGATCGCACTGGTGCTGTTTACGGTGTTCAAGCAGTTCGACAAGCCCCGCGTCCAGGAAGGCGTGTCCTATTCGCAGTTCATGGACGACGCCAAGAACGGCAAGGTCAAGAACGTCATCGTTCAGGGGCGCAACCTCACCGTCACTCCGGCTGATGGCCAGAAATACCAGATCGTGTCGCCCGGCGACATCTGGATGGTCGGCGATCTGATGAAGTACGGCGTGCAGGTCAGCGGCAAGGCCGACGACGAGCCGAACGCGCTGATGTCCGCGCTGTACTATCTCGGGCCGACGATCCTGATCATCGTGTTCTGGTTCTACATGATGAGGCAGATGCAGGGAGGCGGCAAAGGCGGCGCATTCTCGTTCGGGAAATCGCGTGCGCGGCTGATCGACGAGAACAACAACGCGGTGAACTTCTCCGACGTCGCGGGCTGCGACGAAGCGAAGGAAGAAGTGTCCGAGCTCGTCGACTTCCTGCGCGATCCGCAGAAATTCCAGAAGCTGGGCGGCCGCATTCCGCGCGGCGTGCTGCTGGTCGGCCCTCCGGGTACCGGCAAGACGCTGCTCGCCCGCGCGATCGCGGGTGAAGCGAAGGTGCCGTTCTTCAGCATCTCGGGTTCGGACTTCGTCGAAATGTTCGTCGGCGTCGGCGCGGCCCGTGTGCGCGACATGTTCGAGCAGGCGAAGAAGCATGCACCGTGCATCGTGTTCATCGACGAAATCGACGCGGTCGGCCGTCACCGCGGCGCCGGCATGGGCGGCGGCAACGACGAGCGCGAACAGACGCTGAACCAGATGCTCGTCGAGATGGACGGCTTCGAGGCGAATTCGGGCGTGATCGTGATCGCCGCGACCAACCGTTCCGACGTGCTCGACAAGGCGCTGCTGCGTCCGGGCCGTTTCGACCGCCAGGTCTATGTCGGCCTGCCGGACATCCGCGGCCGCGAGCAGATCATGCGCGTGCACCTGCGCAAGGTGCCGATCGCGAACGACGTCGACGCGGCGGTCATCGCACGCGGCACGCCGGGCTTCTCGGGCGCCGATCTCGCGAACCTCGTGAACGAGGCTGCGCTGTTCGCGGCCCGTCGCGGCAAGCGCATCGTCGAGATGCAGGATTTCGAGGACGCGAAGGACAAGATCTTCATGGGTCCGGAGCGCAAATCGGCCGTGATCCGCGAGGAAGCGAAGCGCGCCACCGCTTATCACGAGTCGGGCCACGCGGTGATCGCGAAGCTGTTGCCGAAGGCCGACCCGGTGCACAAGGTCACGATCATCCCGCGCGGTCGCGCGCTGGGCGTCACGTGGCAGTTGCCGGAGCATGACAACGAGACGTATTCGAAGGACTACCTGCTGGACCGCCTCGCGATCCTGTTCGGTGGCCGGGTGGCCGAAGAGCTGTTCATGAACCTGGTCAGCACCGGCGCATCGGACGACTTCAACAAGGCCACGCAGACCGCGCGTGCGATGGTGGCCCGTTTCGGCATGACCGACGCACTCGGGCCGATGGTCTACGTCGACGACGAGAACGATGCGTCGCCGTTCGGCCGCGGCTTCACGCGTACGATCTCGGAAGCGACGCAGCAGAAGGTCGACTCGGAAATCCGCCGCGTGCTGGACGAACAGTACAACCTCGCACGCCGCCTGCTCGAAGACAACCGCGACAAGGTCGAGGCGATGACGGCCGCACTGATGGAGTGGGAGACGATCGACGCCGATCAGATCAACGACATCATGGAAGGCCGTCCGCCGCGCTCGCCGAAGAGCTCGCCGGCTGTCGGCGGCGATTCGTCGGGCGGCGGCAGCGCCGAGGTCAAGCCCGGCAGCGCGCCGGCGCCGGCTACGCCGGCGGCATAATCTCCGCTTTAACGCCGTTCACGGGCTGGTGTGGCTTCACACCGGCCCGTTTTGCATTCATCCACGCCCGTTGCTCGTGTCCGATTCCGCTGTGTCCCCGTCCATTCCCGCGCCGCTCCAGTGCGGCCGCTTCGAACTGACGTTCGAACGCCCGCTCGTGATGGGCATCCTCAACGCCACGCCCGATTCGTTCTCCGACGGCGGCCGCTTCCTCGCGCGCGACGATGCGCTGCGCCAGGCCGAGCGGATGATCGCCGACGGCGCGGACCTGCTCGACATCGGCGGCGAATCGACGCGCCCTGGTGCGCCGCCGGTGCCGCTCGACGAGGAGCTCGCGCGCGTGATTCCGCTCGTCGAGGCGCTGCGGCCGCTGAACGTGCCGCTGTCGATCGATACCTACAAGCCGGCCGTGATGCGCGCGGCGCTGGCCGCCGGCGCGGATCTGATCAACGACATCTGGGGGTTCCGCCAGCCAGGCGCGATCGATGCGGTGCGCGACGGCAACAGCGGCCTGTGCGCGATGCACATGCTCGGCGAGCCGCAGACGATGCAGGTCGGCGAGCCCGACTACGGCGACGTCGTGACCGACGTGCGCGATTTTCTCGCTGCGCGTGCCGAGGCGCTGCGCAACGCTGGGGTGGCGGCGGAGCGCATCTGCGTCGACCCCGGCTTCGGATTCGGCAAGGCGGTCGTCGACGACAACTATGCGCTGCTGGCCGCGTTGCCGGACACGGCGCCGGCGCGCCCCGACGGGCGCGCCTATCCGATTCTCGCGGGCATGTCGCGCAAGTCGATGCTCGGTGCGGTGATCGGCGGCAAGCCGCCGATGGAACGCGTCGCGGCGAGCGTGGCGGCCGCGGTGTGCGCGGTCGAGCGGGGCGCCGCGATCGTGCGCGTGCACGACGTCGCGGCGACGGTCGATGCGCTGAAAGTATGGAATACCGTGCGCGCAGTCGCACGGCAACGATAAGCAAGTCAGAAAGACGAAGGAGGAAGGACTCATGGGACGTCGATATTTCGGCACGGACGGCATTCGCGGCACGGTGGGCGAAGCGCCCATCACGCCGGACTTCGTATTGCGCCTCGGCTACGCGGCCGGCAAGGTACTGGCCGGCTCGGCCGACGTCGCGGCAGGCTCGCGTCCGACGGTGCTGATCGGCAAGGACACGCGCGTGTCGGGCTACATGCTCGAAGCTGCGCTCGAGGCCGGCTTCTCGGCGGCCGGCGTCGACGTGATGCTGGCCGGCCCGATGCCGACGCCCGGCGTCGCGTACCTGACGCGTGCGCTGCGTCTGTCGGCCGGTGTGGTGATCAGCGCGTCGCACAATCCGTATCACGACAACGGGATCAAGTTTTTCTCGGCTGACGGCAACAAGCTGCCCGACGACACCGAAGCCGCGATCGAAGCGTGGCTCGACAAGCCGCTCGAATGCGCGCCGTCCGACGGTCTCGGCAAGGCGCGTCGCCTCGACGACGCGGCCGGCCGCTACATCGAGTTCTGCAAGAGCACGTTCCCGGCCGCGTTCGACCTGCGCGGCCTGAAGCTCGTGATCGATTGCGCGCACGGCGCCGCGTATCAAATTGCACCGCACGTGTTCCACGAACTCGGCGCGGACGTCATCCCGATCGGCGTCGCGCCGAACGGCTTCAACATCAACGACGGCGTCGGCGCGACCGCGCCGGACGCGCTGGTGCGCGCGGTGCGGGCGAACCATGCCGATCTCGGCATCGCGCTCGACGGCGACGCCGACCGCCTGCAGGTCGTCGACGCGACCGGCCGCCTGTACAACGGCGACGAACTGCTCTACGTGCTCGTGAAGGACCGGATCGCGACCGACGGCAAGGTCGACGGCGCGGTCGGCACGCTGATGACGAACCTCGCCGTCGAAGTCGCGCTGCAGCGCGAGGGCGTGAAGTTCGTCCGTGCGGCGGTCGGCGACCGCTACGTGCTCGAGCAGTTGCGCGAGCACGGCTGGCAGCTCGGCGCGGAAGGGTCGGGCCACATCCTGTCGCTCGACCGGCATTCGACCGGCGACGGCATCGTGTCGGCGCTGCTCGTGCTGGCGGCGCTCAAGCGCAGCGGCCGCACGCTCGCGCAGATGCTCGACGGCGTCACGCTGTTCCCGCAGAAGCTGATCAACGTGCGGATGAAGCCGGGTGCCGACTGGAAGGGCAGCGCGTCGATTCGCGCCGCGATCGATGCCGCCGAAGCCGCGCTCGCGGGCAGCGGCCGCGTGCTGATCCGCGCATCGGGCACGGAGCCCGTGCTGCGCGTGATGGTCGAAGCGCAGCAGGCGGCCGATGCGGTGCGCCATGCGGAGACGATCGCCGACGCGGTGCGGGCGGCAACGACCTGACCAGCGGCAGGCGCGCGCGGCGGTCCGGCCGCCCGCGCGCCGGCTTCCGGCGAATTCGCATGCGGCGCCTTCGGGCGCCGTCGTTTTTCTCAGACGCAAAGGTTTGCCATACCTATAAGTAACGTACTTCGGCAAACGCATTATTCCGATCTCATCGGGTATCCGACCCCACAATTTCAGCGACCGCGAAACCGGCTTCCCGCCCGGCTGACGCTGCGCTACGATGGGTCAGCACGCCCTCGAAGACAGACGCCATCCCCTCCCTCCGAGCCAGGCAATTCTTGCCGCCACCGCCGCTCCGGCGTCCCGACGCGCCGCCCGATATTCCCTTTCAACCAGTCATGTTACTGTCACGCCAGTTTCATCGATTGTCACATTATCGTCATGAGCAGCCCCTAACCTTCGCGGTGCCGTAGTCATCCGCTCACACACTGGAGGTCTCATGAAATTGATGCAAACCGCGATTGCCGGCCTGGCTGGCGCGCTTTTCGCCGTCGCCGCCCACGCTGCCGACATCACGGGCGCAGGTAGCACGTTCGCGATGCCGATCTATACGAAATGGGCTGCGGACTACCAGCAGTCCGGCGGTTCGAAGGTCAACTACCAGGGCATCGGCTCGTCGGGCGGCCTGAAGCAGATCGTCGCGAAGACGGTCGATTTTGCCGGTTCGGACGCTCCGCTGAAGGACGAAGAACTCGCGAAGGAAGGCCTGTTCCAGTTCCCGACGGTGGTCGGCGGCGTGGTGCCGGTCGTCAACGTGCCGGGCGTGAAGGCCGGCGAACTGACGCTGTCGGGCCCGGTGCTCGGCGACATCTACCTCGGCAAGATCAAGAAGTGGAACGACCCGGCGATCGCCGCGCTGAACCCGAAGCTCAAGCTGCCGGATACGGACATCGCCGTGGTCCGCCGCGCTGACGGCTCGGGCACGAGCTTCATCTGGACGAACTACCTGTCGAAGGTCAACGACGAGTGGAAGTCGAAGATCGGCGAAGGCACGACGGTCAACTGGCCGACGGGCACGGGCGGCAAGGGCAACGACGGCGTCGCGGCCTTCGTGCAGCGCCTGCCGGGCGCGATCGGCTACGTCGAGTGGGCGTACGCGAAGAAGAACAACATGACCTACACTGCGCTGAAGAATTCGACGGGCACGGTGGTCGAGCCGAAGACGGAAACGTTCAAGGCCGCAGCGGCAGGCGCGAACTGGTCGAAGTCGTTCTACCAGATCCTGACGAACCAGCCGGGCAAGGAAGCGTGGCCGGTCGTCGGCGCGACGTTCGTGCTGCTGCACGCGAAGCAGGACAAGCCGGAGCAGGGCGCGGAAACGCTGAAGTTCTTCAGCTGGGCGTTCAAGAACGGCGAGAAGGCTGCCGACAGCCTCGACTACATCTCGCTGCCGGCGACGGTCGAGACGGAAATCCGCAAGCAGTGGAAGACGAAGGTGACGGACGCTTCGGGCAAGCCGGTCGCCGCCGAGTAAGCCATCCAGCGGTTCGCTGCCCGGCCGTGCCGGTCGGGCAGTGTGTGCGGTAAAGCCGGGCGTTACGGCGCCCGGCGATCAAAAGCAGGCACCCATGTCTGATATTTCATACACGTCCTCCCGATCGCCCGACAGCGCGCAGCAGCGCGCGCCGAGCCGTCTCGGGGATGTCCTGTTCGGCGGCCTTGCGCGGCTGGCCGCGATCGTGACCCTGCTACTGCTGGGCGGGATCATCGTTTCCCTGATCATTGCGTCGTTGCCGACCATCCAGAAGTTCGGCGTCGGCTTCCTGTGGCAATCCGAGTGGGACCCCAACTCGGACATCTACGGCGCACTCGTGCCGATCTACGGCACGATCGTGACGTCGCTGATCGCACTCGTCATCGCGGTGCCGGTCAGTTTCGGCATCGCACTGTTCCTCACCGAGCTGGCGCCCGTGTGGCTGCGCCGTCCGCTCGGCATCGCGATCGAGCTGCTCGCCGCGATTCCGTCGATCGTGTACGGCATGTGGGGTCTGCTCGTGTTCGCGCCGATCTTCGCCGAATACTTCCAGAAGCCGCTCGGCCGCCTGCTCAAGGACGTGTGGGTGCTCGGCCCGCTGACGTCCGGCGCGCCGATCGGCATCGGCATCCTCGCGGCCGGCGTGATCCTCGCGATCATGATCATCCCGTACATCGCATCGGTGATGCGCGACGTGTTCGAGGTCACGCCGGTGCTGCTGAAGGAATCGGCATACGGGATCGGCTGCACGACCTGGGAAGTGATGTGGAAGGTCGTGCTGCCCTACACGAAGACCGGCGTGATCGGCGGCGTGATGCTCGGCCTCGGCCGCGCGCTCGGCGAAACGATGGCCGTGACCTTCGTGATCGGCAACACCAACCTGCTCGACAGCGTGTCGCTGTTCGCGCCGGGCAACAGCATCACGTCGGCGCTCGCGAACGAATTCGCGGAAGCGCAGCCGGGCCTGCATACGTCGGCGCTGATGGAACTCGGCCTGATCCTGTTCGTGATCACGTTCATCGTGCTGTCCATCTCCAAACTGCTGCTGCTTCGTCTCGAGAAGGGAGAGGGCAAGAAATGAGCGAGCCCATCATGAATTTCCCGGGGCCGGACGGCGCCGCGCTCGACGCGATGCGCAACCGCCTGCAGCGCAAGCGCAAGGCTGTCAACGCGATCGCGCTCACCGCGTCGCTCGGCGCGATGGCGTTCGGCCTGCTGTGGCTCGTGTGGATTCTCTACACGACGGTGCATCTCGGCGTCGGCGGCCTGTCGCTGCAACTGTTCACCGAATCGACGCCGGCGCCGAACACCGAAGGCGGCGGCCTCGCGAACGCGATCGTCGGCAGCCTGCTGCTGTGCGGCTTCGGCACGCTGGTCGGCACGCCGATCGGTATCCTCGCGGGCGTCTATCTCGCCGAATACGGGCAGAAGAACCTGCTGGCCAGCACGATCCGCTTCATCAACGACATCCTGCTGTCCGCGCCGTCGATCGTCATCGGCCTGTTCGTGTACGCGATCGTCGTCGCGAAGTCGGGGCGCTTCTCGGGCTGGGCCGGCGTGATCGCACTGGCGCTGCTGCAGATCCCGATCGTGATCCGCACGACCGAGAACATGCTGAAGCTCGTGCCGAATGCGCTGCGCGAAGCGGCCGTCGCGCTCGGCACGCCGAAGTGGCGCATGGTGCTGAAGATCACGCTGCGCGCATCGGTTGGCGGGATCGTGACGGGCGTACTGCTCGCGGTCGCGCGGATCGCCGGCGAAACGGCGCCGCTGCTGTTCACCGCGCTGTCGAACCAGTTCTTCTCGTGGGACATGAGCCAGCCGATGGCGAACCTGCCGGTCACGATCTACAAGTTCGCGATGAGCCCGTTCGCGGAATGGCAGTCGCTCGCGTGGGCGGGCGTGTTCCTGATTACGCTCGGGGTGCTCGGACTGAACGTCCTGGCGCGCTCGATCTTCTCGAAAAAGTAACGGCGGAGCAATCCGATGAATATGGCAGAAAGCCACCTGAATCCCGTCGAGCGCACCGCTGCGCCCGCCGGCACGCAAGACGCGGCGCACGGCCGTCCGCTCGCGCCGCTGAACGCGAAGATCGAGGTCAACAACCTCAACTTCTTCTACAACAAGTTCCACGCGCTGAAGAACATCAACCTGCGCATTCCCGAAGGGAAGGTGACGGCGTTCATCGGCCCGTCGGGCTGCGGCAAGTCGACGCTGCTGCGCACGTTCAACAAGATGTTCGCGCTCTATCCGGAGCAGCGCGCCGAAGGCGAAATCCTGATGGACGGCGAGAACCTGCTGACGACGAAGCGCGACATCTCGCTGCTGCGCGCGCGGATCGGCATGGTGTTCCAGAAGCCGACCCCGTTCCCGATGTCGATCTACGACAACATCGCGTTCGGCGTGAAGATGTTCGAAAAGCTCACGCGTTCGGAAATGGACGACCGCGTCGAGTGGGCGCTCACGAAGGCCGCGCTGTGGAACGAAGTGAAGGACAAGCTGGGCCAGAGCGGCTATGGGCTGTCGGGCGGCCAGCAGCAGCGTCTGTGCATCGCGCGCGGCATCGCGATCCGTCCGGAAGTGCTGCTGCTCGACGAGCCGTGCTCGGCGCTCGACCCGATCTCGACGGGCCGCATCGAAGAGCTGATCGCGGAGCTGAAGAGCGACTACACGGTCGTGATCGTCACGCACAACATGCAGCAGGCCGCACGCTGCTCGGATTACACGGCCTACATGTACCTGGGCGAGCTGATCGAGTTCGGCGAGACCGAAAAGATCTTCATCAAGCCGGTGCGCAAGGAAACGGAAGACTACATCACCGGCCGCTTCGGCTGATGACGGAGAACAACAACCATGTCGGATAAACATCTGTCGAGCCAGTTCGACGCGGACCTGAATGCCGTGTCGTCGAAAGTGCTGGAAATGGGCGGACTCGTGGAGTCGCAGATCGTCGGCGCGATGCGCGCGCTGAACGAATTCGATCGCGATACGGCCGAGAAGGTGATCGCGGCCGAGGAAACGCTGAACGCGATGGAAGTGGACATCGACCAGGAATGCGGCAACATCATCGCGCGGAGACAGCCTGCCGCACGTGACCTGCGTCTTTTGATGTCGATTTCGAAAACGATTACGAACCTCGAGCGCGCCGGCGACGAGGCAGAGAAGATCGCCAAGCGCGTGCGCCGCCTGGTCGACGAGCCGGCCGCGCGTGCGGTCAACATCGCCGAGATCAAGGTGTCGGGCGAGATGGCCGTGACGATCCTGCGCCGCGCGCTCGACGCGTTCGCGCGCCTCGATACGGTGGCCGCCGCGCAGATCGTCAAGGACGACAAGGAAATCGACATGGAATTTCGCGCGTTCGTGCGCAAGCTCGTGTCGTACATGCAGGAAGATCCGCGCACGATCTCGGTCGGCCTCGACTACCTGTTCATCGCGAAGGCGATCGAACGGATCGGCGACCACGCGAAGAACATCGCCGAATTCATCATCTACATCGTGAAGGGCACCGACGTGCGGCACCAGCCGCGCGACACGCTCGATCGCGAAGCCAACAGTTAATCGACTCCATAGGAAGAACAGAGGTGCCGATGCCCAGCAACATTCTCGTCGTTGAAGATGAGCCCGCGATTTCCGAACTGATCTCGGTGAATCTCCAGCACGCCGGTCACTGCCCGATCCGCGCTTACAACGCCGAACAGGCGCAGAACCTGATCAGCGACGTGCTGCCCGATCTCGTGCT
This DNA window, taken from Burkholderia cenocepacia, encodes the following:
- a CDS encoding YhbY family RNA-binding protein — protein: MPALSLSPAERSALRSQAHALKPVVLIGAEGLTDAVLKEIKVHLDAHQLIKIRVFGDERDERIAIYDEICDRLNAAPIQHIGKLLVIWRPEAAAAPARGRRAGALPSAAEAADDKKGRAPRTVKVVKVSPNASPVRRPRPVKVTVRGNERVTAGGTVKRAKKRQASTKRPFQDK
- a CDS encoding RlmE family RNA methyltransferase, whose translation is MAKNRFNQHWLHDHINDPYVKMAQREGYRARAAYKLKEIDEQDKLIRPGQVIVDLGATPGSWSQYARNKLAQGKKRDAEREGGIDGTIVALDILPMEPIADVHFLQGDFREDDVLHQLEEVLEGRAVDLVISDMAPNLSGVASADAARIEHLCDLALEFAQNHLKPDGALLVKCFHGSGYSQIVEKFKQQFKVVAPRKPKASRDKSSETFILGRQLKHPR
- the ftsH gene encoding ATP-dependent zinc metalloprotease FtsH, with the protein product MNNNMFSKAAVWLVIALVLFTVFKQFDKPRVQEGVSYSQFMDDAKNGKVKNVIVQGRNLTVTPADGQKYQIVSPGDIWMVGDLMKYGVQVSGKADDEPNALMSALYYLGPTILIIVFWFYMMRQMQGGGKGGAFSFGKSRARLIDENNNAVNFSDVAGCDEAKEEVSELVDFLRDPQKFQKLGGRIPRGVLLVGPPGTGKTLLARAIAGEAKVPFFSISGSDFVEMFVGVGAARVRDMFEQAKKHAPCIVFIDEIDAVGRHRGAGMGGGNDEREQTLNQMLVEMDGFEANSGVIVIAATNRSDVLDKALLRPGRFDRQVYVGLPDIRGREQIMRVHLRKVPIANDVDAAVIARGTPGFSGADLANLVNEAALFAARRGKRIVEMQDFEDAKDKIFMGPERKSAVIREEAKRATAYHESGHAVIAKLLPKADPVHKVTIIPRGRALGVTWQLPEHDNETYSKDYLLDRLAILFGGRVAEELFMNLVSTGASDDFNKATQTARAMVARFGMTDALGPMVYVDDENDASPFGRGFTRTISEATQQKVDSEIRRVLDEQYNLARRLLEDNRDKVEAMTAALMEWETIDADQINDIMEGRPPRSPKSSPAVGGDSSGGGSAEVKPGSAPAPATPAA
- the folP gene encoding dihydropteroate synthase; its protein translation is MWLHTGPFCIHPRPLLVSDSAVSPSIPAPLQCGRFELTFERPLVMGILNATPDSFSDGGRFLARDDALRQAERMIADGADLLDIGGESTRPGAPPVPLDEELARVIPLVEALRPLNVPLSIDTYKPAVMRAALAAGADLINDIWGFRQPGAIDAVRDGNSGLCAMHMLGEPQTMQVGEPDYGDVVTDVRDFLAARAEALRNAGVAAERICVDPGFGFGKAVVDDNYALLAALPDTAPARPDGRAYPILAGMSRKSMLGAVIGGKPPMERVAASVAAAVCAVERGAAIVRVHDVAATVDALKVWNTVRAVARQR
- the glmM gene encoding phosphoglucosamine mutase is translated as MGRRYFGTDGIRGTVGEAPITPDFVLRLGYAAGKVLAGSADVAAGSRPTVLIGKDTRVSGYMLEAALEAGFSAAGVDVMLAGPMPTPGVAYLTRALRLSAGVVISASHNPYHDNGIKFFSADGNKLPDDTEAAIEAWLDKPLECAPSDGLGKARRLDDAAGRYIEFCKSTFPAAFDLRGLKLVIDCAHGAAYQIAPHVFHELGADVIPIGVAPNGFNINDGVGATAPDALVRAVRANHADLGIALDGDADRLQVVDATGRLYNGDELLYVLVKDRIATDGKVDGAVGTLMTNLAVEVALQREGVKFVRAAVGDRYVLEQLREHGWQLGAEGSGHILSLDRHSTGDGIVSALLVLAALKRSGRTLAQMLDGVTLFPQKLINVRMKPGADWKGSASIRAAIDAAEAALAGSGRVLIRASGTEPVLRVMVEAQQAADAVRHAETIADAVRAATT
- the pstS gene encoding phosphate ABC transporter substrate-binding protein PstS — protein: MKLMQTAIAGLAGALFAVAAHAADITGAGSTFAMPIYTKWAADYQQSGGSKVNYQGIGSSGGLKQIVAKTVDFAGSDAPLKDEELAKEGLFQFPTVVGGVVPVVNVPGVKAGELTLSGPVLGDIYLGKIKKWNDPAIAALNPKLKLPDTDIAVVRRADGSGTSFIWTNYLSKVNDEWKSKIGEGTTVNWPTGTGGKGNDGVAAFVQRLPGAIGYVEWAYAKKNNMTYTALKNSTGTVVEPKTETFKAAAAGANWSKSFYQILTNQPGKEAWPVVGATFVLLHAKQDKPEQGAETLKFFSWAFKNGEKAADSLDYISLPATVETEIRKQWKTKVTDASGKPVAAE
- the pstC gene encoding phosphate ABC transporter permease PstC encodes the protein MSDISYTSSRSPDSAQQRAPSRLGDVLFGGLARLAAIVTLLLLGGIIVSLIIASLPTIQKFGVGFLWQSEWDPNSDIYGALVPIYGTIVTSLIALVIAVPVSFGIALFLTELAPVWLRRPLGIAIELLAAIPSIVYGMWGLLVFAPIFAEYFQKPLGRLLKDVWVLGPLTSGAPIGIGILAAGVILAIMIIPYIASVMRDVFEVTPVLLKESAYGIGCTTWEVMWKVVLPYTKTGVIGGVMLGLGRALGETMAVTFVIGNTNLLDSVSLFAPGNSITSALANEFAEAQPGLHTSALMELGLILFVITFIVLSISKLLLLRLEKGEGKK
- the pstA gene encoding phosphate ABC transporter permease PstA, which codes for MSEPIMNFPGPDGAALDAMRNRLQRKRKAVNAIALTASLGAMAFGLLWLVWILYTTVHLGVGGLSLQLFTESTPAPNTEGGGLANAIVGSLLLCGFGTLVGTPIGILAGVYLAEYGQKNLLASTIRFINDILLSAPSIVIGLFVYAIVVAKSGRFSGWAGVIALALLQIPIVIRTTENMLKLVPNALREAAVALGTPKWRMVLKITLRASVGGIVTGVLLAVARIAGETAPLLFTALSNQFFSWDMSQPMANLPVTIYKFAMSPFAEWQSLAWAGVFLITLGVLGLNVLARSIFSKK
- the pstB gene encoding phosphate ABC transporter ATP-binding protein PstB — protein: MNMAESHLNPVERTAAPAGTQDAAHGRPLAPLNAKIEVNNLNFFYNKFHALKNINLRIPEGKVTAFIGPSGCGKSTLLRTFNKMFALYPEQRAEGEILMDGENLLTTKRDISLLRARIGMVFQKPTPFPMSIYDNIAFGVKMFEKLTRSEMDDRVEWALTKAALWNEVKDKLGQSGYGLSGGQQQRLCIARGIAIRPEVLLLDEPCSALDPISTGRIEELIAELKSDYTVVIVTHNMQQAARCSDYTAYMYLGELIEFGETEKIFIKPVRKETEDYITGRFG
- the phoU gene encoding phosphate signaling complex protein PhoU, which produces MSDKHLSSQFDADLNAVSSKVLEMGGLVESQIVGAMRALNEFDRDTAEKVIAAEETLNAMEVDIDQECGNIIARRQPAARDLRLLMSISKTITNLERAGDEAEKIAKRVRRLVDEPAARAVNIAEIKVSGEMAVTILRRALDAFARLDTVAAAQIVKDDKEIDMEFRAFVRKLVSYMQEDPRTISVGLDYLFIAKAIERIGDHAKNIAEFIIYIVKGTDVRHQPRDTLDREANS